A part of Mustela erminea isolate mMusErm1 chromosome 9, mMusErm1.Pri, whole genome shotgun sequence genomic DNA contains:
- the LOC116599675 gene encoding olfactory receptor 4B1, which yields MESSTNNVTELIFTGLFQDPEVQRVCFVVFLLVYLATVVGNGLIVLTVNVSKSLHSPMFFFLSYLSLVEITYSSTVVPKFITDLLAKIKTISLEGCVAQIFFFHFFGVTEIFLLVVMAYDRYVAICKPLHYMNIMSRPLCHVLVTGSWLGGFFHSIIQILITIQLPFCGPNVIDHYFCDLQPLFKLACTDTSVEGVIVLANSGLIALCSFLILVSSYIVILFNLRNHSAEGRRKALSTCASHITVVLLFFGPAIFLYMRPSSTFTEDKLVAVFYTVVTPMLNPIIYTLRNAEVKIAMRRLWGKKNSGME from the coding sequence ATGGAGTCCAGTACAAATAATGTGACTGAGTTAATTTTCACTGGCCTTTTCCAGGATCCAGAGGTGCAGAGAGTGTGTTTTGTGGTGTTTCTTCTTGTGTACCTGGCCACAGTGGTGGGCAATGGTCTCATTGTCCTGACAGTCAATGTCAGTAAGAGTCTGCATTCCCCCATGTTCTTCTTCCTTAGCTACCTGTCCCTGGTGGAGATCACTTACTCCTCCACTGTAGTCCCTAAATTCATCACAGACTTACTTGCCAAGATTAAAACCATTTCCCTGGAGGGCTGTGTGGCTCAGATATTCTTCTTCCACTTCTTTGGGGTCACTGAGATCTTTCTGCTTGTGGTGATGGCATAtgatcgctatgtggccatctgtaagccTCTTCATTATATGAACATTATGAGCCGTCCACTGTGTCATGTACTGGTGACTGGCTCCTGGCTTGGTGGCTTTTTTCACTCCATTATACAGATTCTCATCACCATCCAGTTGCCCTTCTGTGGTCCCAATGTGATTGACCACTACTTCTGTGATCTTCAGCCATTATTCAAACTTGCTTGTACGGACACTTCTGTGGAGGGGGTTATTGTGTTGGCCAACAGTGGCTTAATTGCTCTGTGCTCCTTCCTCATCTTGGTGTCCTCCTATATTGTCATCCTGTTCAACCTGAGGAATCATTCTGCAGAGGGGAGGCGCAAAGCTCTCTCCACCTGTGCCTCTCACATCACAGTGGTCCTTTTGTTCTTTGGACCTGCCATCTTCCTCTACATGCGACCTTCCTCCACCTTTACTGAGGATAAACTGGTGGCCGTGTTCTACACAGTTGTCACTCCCATGCTAAACCCCATCATCTACACACTCAGAAATGCAGAGGTGAAAATTGCCATGAGGAGGTTGTGGGGCAAAAAGAACTCAGGGATGGAGTAA